One window from the genome of [Mycobacterium] stephanolepidis encodes:
- a CDS encoding esterase family protein, whose amino-acid sequence MKLFSKMRGATARRLAVVATAAAVLPGLVGVTGGSAIAGAFSRPGLPVEYLQVPSASMGREIKVQFQPGGTKAVYLLDGLRARDDFSGWDIETTAFEDYYQSGISMVMPVGGQSSFYTDWYNPAKGKDGVWTYKWETFTTQELPAYLAANKGISQTGNAVVGLSMGASAALTLSIYHPQLFIYAGALSGFLNPSDMKFQIGMAMGDAGGFSASDMWGPDSDPAWQRNDPFLNIQKIIDNGTRLWLYCGTGDSTDLDATRNGFENFTGGFLEGMAIGSNKKFVEAYTAAGGKNAHVEFPPGGIHNWTYWGQQLRAMKSDMVAYLQSH is encoded by the coding sequence ATGAAGCTCTTTTCGAAGATGCGTGGTGCTACCGCGCGTCGACTGGCTGTAGTTGCCACGGCCGCGGCCGTGCTGCCGGGTCTTGTCGGCGTCACCGGTGGTTCGGCGATTGCGGGCGCCTTCTCGCGTCCCGGGCTTCCGGTCGAGTACCTGCAGGTGCCGTCGGCGTCGATGGGCCGCGAGATCAAGGTTCAGTTCCAGCCCGGTGGCACCAAGGCTGTCTACCTGCTTGACGGTCTGCGTGCGCGCGATGACTTCAGCGGCTGGGACATTGAGACCACCGCGTTCGAGGACTACTACCAGTCCGGTATCTCCATGGTCATGCCCGTCGGCGGACAGTCCAGCTTCTACACGGACTGGTACAACCCGGCCAAGGGCAAGGACGGCGTCTGGACCTACAAGTGGGAGACCTTCACCACTCAGGAGCTCCCGGCGTACCTGGCTGCCAACAAGGGCATCTCGCAGACCGGTAACGCCGTTGTCGGTCTCTCGATGGGTGCCTCGGCCGCGCTGACCCTGTCGATCTACCACCCGCAGCTGTTCATCTACGCGGGTGCGCTGTCGGGCTTCCTGAACCCGTCGGACATGAAGTTCCAGATCGGTATGGCCATGGGCGACGCCGGTGGCTTCAGTGCATCGGACATGTGGGGCCCGGACAGCGATCCGGCCTGGCAGCGCAACGACCCGTTCCTGAACATCCAGAAGATCATCGACAACGGCACTCGTCTGTGGCTGTACTGCGGCACCGGTGACTCCACCGACCTGGACGCCACCCGCAACGGTTTCGAGAACTTCACCGGTGGCTTCCTCGAGGGCATGGCCATCGGTTCGAACAAGAAGTTCGTCGAGGCCTACACCGCGGCCGGCGGCAAGAACGCCCACGTGGAGTTTCCTCCGGGCGGTATCCACAACTGGACCTACTGGGGTCAGCAGTTGCGGGCCATGAAGTCTGACATGGTCGCTTACCTGCAGAGCCACTAG
- the zomB gene encoding flagellar motor control protein ZomB → MRPSTSPNTQPGPGTNGLTRFTVWVSVLTVTVLFGWGAWQRRWIADDGLIVLRTVRNLLAGNGPVFNKGERVEANTSTVWTYLTYLGGWAGGGIRLEYVALALSLVLSLVGVALAILGTARLYAPLLAGRAAVMVPAGMLVYIAIPPARDFATSGLENGLVLAYLGGLWLMMVIWAQAVRAPVTLDRRGGPHQPVDPRIVHADRKDQKDVLSRRFTVGLAFMAGLSVLIRPELALVGGGFLVMMLIAARGFTSRVYIVAAGGALPVLYQIFRMGYYGLLVPSTAIAKDASGSKWGQGFVYLQNMNSPYLIWVPTVLLIALGVAAYQARRGQWWVRQVAAPGYGWLARLVQNPTAVVIFMLASGFVQGVYWIRQGGDFMHARVLLTPVFCMLLPIAVVPLAAPDSAAFTPKRARLLTGATIALFAGIAGWALWVANSPGMGGDGTKVTYSGIVDERRFYAQATGVAHPLTAADYLNYPRMRAVLVAIDNTPDGALLLPSGNYDQWDVVPAIPPPPPIPHDYRGPHAVLFTNLGMLGMNLGLDVRIVDQIGLANPLAAHTTRITDGRIGHDKDLFPEWMIADGPWLKRYPYIPRYLSQDWVAEAVEALTCPRTEAMLGSIRRPLSPRLFVSNVVHSAEFTTYRFDRVPRLELARCGLPMPKLDTPPYTGLPATGP, encoded by the coding sequence GTGCGGCCTTCTACTTCTCCTAACACCCAACCCGGCCCGGGCACGAACGGCCTGACCCGCTTCACGGTGTGGGTCAGCGTCCTCACCGTGACCGTGTTGTTCGGTTGGGGGGCCTGGCAGCGGCGCTGGATCGCAGATGACGGTCTCATCGTGCTGCGTACCGTGCGAAATCTACTGGCGGGCAACGGTCCCGTGTTCAACAAGGGAGAACGGGTGGAGGCCAACACCTCCACGGTGTGGACCTACCTGACGTATCTGGGGGGTTGGGCCGGCGGAGGTATTCGCCTGGAGTACGTGGCATTGGCCCTGTCGCTGGTGCTCAGCCTGGTCGGCGTCGCGTTGGCGATTCTGGGCACCGCGCGGCTATACGCGCCGCTGCTTGCCGGGCGTGCCGCGGTCATGGTGCCCGCCGGAATGCTGGTGTACATCGCCATCCCGCCGGCCCGCGATTTCGCCACCTCCGGCCTGGAAAACGGTTTGGTGCTGGCATATTTGGGCGGACTGTGGCTCATGATGGTGATCTGGGCGCAGGCCGTGCGCGCGCCCGTGACCCTTGATCGACGCGGCGGCCCACACCAGCCGGTAGACCCGCGGATCGTGCACGCCGACCGAAAAGACCAGAAAGACGTTCTCAGTCGACGATTCACCGTAGGGCTGGCCTTCATGGCCGGGCTGAGCGTGCTGATCCGTCCGGAGCTGGCCCTCGTCGGGGGTGGCTTCCTGGTGATGATGCTGATCGCCGCCCGCGGGTTCACCAGCCGGGTGTACATCGTGGCGGCCGGCGGAGCGCTGCCCGTGCTGTACCAGATTTTCCGGATGGGCTACTACGGCCTCTTGGTGCCGAGTACGGCGATCGCCAAGGACGCCTCGGGCTCCAAATGGGGACAGGGTTTCGTCTACCTGCAAAACATGAACTCCCCGTACCTCATCTGGGTGCCGACGGTGCTGCTCATCGCGCTCGGTGTGGCTGCCTATCAGGCCCGCCGAGGTCAATGGTGGGTGCGTCAGGTGGCTGCCCCCGGTTACGGGTGGTTGGCGCGGCTTGTCCAAAACCCCACCGCCGTAGTCATTTTCATGCTTGCAAGCGGATTCGTCCAGGGTGTGTACTGGATCCGTCAAGGCGGGGACTTCATGCACGCGCGCGTGCTGTTGACCCCGGTGTTCTGCATGCTGCTCCCCATCGCGGTGGTTCCGCTGGCGGCGCCGGACAGTGCGGCCTTCACGCCCAAGCGGGCTCGTCTGCTCACCGGGGCCACCATCGCGCTTTTCGCGGGTATCGCCGGTTGGGCGTTGTGGGTGGCGAACTCGCCGGGCATGGGAGGTGACGGCACCAAGGTCACCTACAGCGGCATCGTCGACGAGCGGCGCTTCTACGCGCAGGCGACCGGCGTCGCGCATCCGCTGACCGCCGCGGACTACCTGAACTACCCGCGTATGCGGGCCGTGCTGGTGGCGATCGATAACACCCCAGATGGCGCTTTGTTGCTGCCGTCGGGGAACTACGACCAGTGGGATGTGGTGCCGGCCATTCCGCCGCCACCCCCGATCCCACACGATTACCGCGGGCCGCATGCGGTCCTGTTCACCAACTTGGGCATGCTCGGCATGAACCTGGGTCTGGATGTGCGGATCGTGGACCAAATCGGGTTGGCCAATCCGTTGGCCGCGCACACCACGCGCATCACGGATGGACGTATCGGCCACGACAAGGATCTGTTCCCGGAGTGGATGATTGCCGACGGGCCCTGGCTCAAGCGGTACCCGTACATCCCGCGGTATCTGAGCCAGGACTGGGTCGCCGAGGCCGTGGAGGCGCTCACATGCCCGCGGACCGAAGCGATGTTGGGTTCGATACGTCGGCCTCTCTCACCTCGGCTTTTCGTGTCGAACGTGGTGCACTCCGCGGAGTTCACCACGTACCGGTTCGACCGTGTTCCCCGTCTTGAGCTGGCTCGATGCGGTCTGCCGATGCCGAAGCTGGATACCCCGCCGTACACTGGGCTTCCGGCGACCGGTCCCTAG
- a CDS encoding phosphatase PAP2 family protein: MTGLLPGEVTAPQGETAVLVAVQSALAGRPGVLSTARGLSHFGEHSIGWVAAALIGAAINWRDKPRRRSWLAAGAGAFGAHAASVIIKRVVRRRRPSHEAVRVNVGTPSRLSFPSSHATSTAAAAVLLAPLTGLPLPALLIPPMALSRLVLGVHYPTDVAAGAALGALIGTAVRRADSRLALKEEQV; this comes from the coding sequence ATGACCGGTCTGCTGCCGGGCGAGGTGACCGCGCCCCAGGGGGAGACTGCGGTTCTCGTCGCCGTGCAGTCGGCCCTCGCCGGCCGGCCCGGGGTGCTCAGCACTGCCCGCGGCCTGTCGCACTTCGGCGAGCACAGCATCGGTTGGGTGGCCGCGGCGCTGATAGGCGCCGCCATCAACTGGAGAGACAAGCCCCGTCGGCGCAGCTGGTTGGCGGCCGGCGCCGGCGCCTTTGGCGCTCATGCTGCGTCGGTGATCATCAAACGTGTGGTGCGCCGGCGTCGCCCCAGCCATGAGGCGGTGCGGGTGAACGTCGGTACCCCGAGCCGGTTGAGCTTCCCCTCCTCGCACGCCACCTCGACTGCGGCCGCCGCAGTGCTCTTGGCGCCGCTGACCGGATTGCCGTTGCCTGCTCTGCTGATTCCGCCGATGGCGTTGTCGCGGTTGGTTCTTGGCGTGCACTACCCCACAGATGTGGCCGCCGGCGCTGCTCTAGGCGCGCTGATCGGCACGGCCGTTCGCCGGGCGGACTCACGCCTGGCGCTCAAGGAGGAACAGGTATGA
- a CDS encoding glycosyltransferase yields the protein MSDIPFGPIDSTESHAVSLLSRVILPRPGEPLDVRKLYIVESETNDRRAHAPTRTTLEIGAESEVSFATYFNAFPASYWRRWSTLDNVVLHIELSGAGRVDVYRTKATGARITVGGTQFSGANAVIEFEIGLDAFEDGGWIWFDITSDTEVAVHNAGWYAPTAAPGRASITVGIPTFNRPNDCVNALKALTSDPLVDKVITAVVVPDQGIKKVKDHPEWAAASGPLEGRLRVHDQPNLGGSGGYSRVMYEALKNTDCEQILYMDDDIRIEPDSILRALALSRFAKSPMLVGGQMLNLQEPSHLHVMGEMVNRDNFMWSKAPFAEYDHDFAKFALDDIEQDRSKLLHRRIDVDFNGWWMCMIPRAVAEELGQPLPLFIKWDDVEYGLRANEHGYGTASMPGTAIWHMAWSDKDDAIDWQAYFHLRNRLVVAALHWDNPIRGLLASSLKATLKHLLCLEYSTVAIQNQAIDDFLAGPEHIASILESALPDVRKMRQQFPDAVVLPTATSLPSPSGRRKVHKPPVSLPAIGLRLSRGVIHQLKKENPEHHVRPELNVATQDARWFLLCRVDGVTVTTADGRGVVYRQRDRAKMFDLLRASARRHLQLMRNFNKMRKTYRNALPTLTSKEQWENILGIGKDDPAARSTSSGVSA from the coding sequence ATGAGTGACATCCCATTCGGTCCCATCGATTCGACTGAATCGCATGCGGTGAGCCTGCTGTCCCGGGTGATCCTGCCCCGGCCGGGCGAGCCCCTCGACGTGCGCAAGCTCTACATCGTCGAGTCCGAGACCAACGACCGGCGTGCGCACGCCCCCACCCGCACCACGCTGGAGATCGGTGCGGAGTCAGAGGTTTCGTTCGCCACCTACTTCAACGCGTTCCCGGCCAGCTACTGGCGGCGTTGGTCGACGCTGGACAACGTCGTGCTGCACATCGAGCTGTCCGGCGCCGGCCGCGTCGACGTGTACCGGACCAAGGCCACCGGTGCGCGAATCACGGTGGGCGGCACACAGTTCAGCGGCGCCAATGCGGTGATCGAATTCGAGATCGGCCTGGACGCGTTCGAAGACGGTGGCTGGATCTGGTTCGACATCACCTCTGACACCGAGGTTGCGGTGCACAACGCGGGCTGGTACGCCCCGACCGCAGCACCCGGCCGCGCCAGCATCACCGTCGGCATCCCAACCTTCAATCGGCCGAACGACTGCGTGAACGCGCTGAAGGCCCTTACCTCGGATCCTTTGGTGGACAAGGTGATCACCGCCGTCGTCGTCCCCGACCAGGGCATCAAGAAGGTCAAGGACCACCCGGAATGGGCGGCTGCCTCCGGTCCGCTGGAGGGCCGGCTGCGGGTGCATGACCAGCCCAACCTCGGCGGTTCGGGCGGCTACAGCCGGGTCATGTACGAGGCGCTCAAGAACACCGACTGCGAGCAGATCCTCTACATGGATGACGATATCCGGATCGAGCCGGATTCGATCCTGCGGGCGCTGGCGTTGAGCCGTTTTGCCAAGTCCCCCATGCTCGTCGGTGGCCAGATGCTCAACTTGCAGGAGCCTTCTCATCTCCATGTGATGGGCGAGATGGTCAACCGCGACAACTTCATGTGGAGCAAAGCGCCGTTCGCCGAATACGACCACGACTTCGCCAAGTTCGCGCTCGACGACATCGAACAAGACCGCAGCAAGCTGCTGCACCGCCGCATCGACGTCGACTTCAACGGCTGGTGGATGTGCATGATCCCCCGCGCTGTCGCTGAGGAGCTGGGCCAACCGTTGCCGCTTTTCATCAAGTGGGATGACGTCGAGTACGGGCTTCGCGCCAACGAGCACGGCTACGGCACGGCATCGATGCCGGGCACCGCGATCTGGCATATGGCCTGGAGCGACAAGGACGACGCCATCGACTGGCAGGCCTACTTCCACCTGCGAAACCGACTGGTGGTGGCGGCTCTGCATTGGGACAACCCGATCCGCGGTCTGCTTGCCAGCTCGCTGAAGGCCACCCTCAAGCACTTACTGTGCTTGGAGTACTCCACGGTCGCCATCCAGAACCAGGCCATCGACGACTTCCTGGCCGGGCCCGAGCACATCGCGTCGATCCTGGAGTCGGCGTTGCCCGACGTGCGCAAGATGCGTCAGCAGTTCCCGGACGCCGTCGTACTCCCGACAGCCACCTCGCTGCCATCGCCTTCCGGACGCCGCAAGGTGCACAAGCCACCGGTTTCCTTGCCCGCCATCGGGTTACGGTTGTCCCGCGGTGTGATCCACCAGCTCAAGAAGGAAAACCCCGAGCATCACGTGCGCCCGGAGCTGAACGTGGCGACCCAGGATGCCCGTTGGTTCCTGCTGTGCCGCGTCGACGGAGTCACCGTCACCACCGCCGACGGGCGGGGCGTGGTGTACCGCCAGCGTGATCGGGCCAAGATGTTCGATCTGCTGCGCGCGTCGGCGCGTCGCCACCTACAGCTGATGCGTAATTTCAACAAGATGCGCAAGACCTACCGCAACGCGCTGCCGACGCTGACCAGTAAAGAGCAGTGGGAGAACATCCTCGGCATCGGTAAAGACGATCCAGCTGCTCGGTCGACATCGTCCGGGGTGAGTGCATGA
- a CDS encoding decaprenyl-phosphate phosphoribosyltransferase, producing MSEEPAPTAGPPKNLLSGIIKALRPRQWVKNVLVFAAPLAALGDISPHDYRGIFIRVAIAFVAFSMAASSIYLINDARDVEADRLHPTKRFRPIAAGVLPIPAAYGLAVVLVAGSLGIASRVSLNLVIVIAIYIAIQLAYCFGLKHQPVIDICIVSSAYLIRAIAGGVAAGVYLSQWFLLIMAFGSLMMTAGKRYAELQIVEKTGAKIRKSLEGYTSSYLRFVWTLSATAIVVCYGLWAFERDHRAGSWFVASMIPFTIAILRYAVDVDGGEAGEPEEIALGDRVLQFLFVAWIGSLGAAFYFS from the coding sequence ATGAGCGAGGAGCCGGCACCCACCGCGGGCCCGCCCAAGAATCTTCTTTCGGGGATCATCAAGGCGCTGCGCCCGCGTCAGTGGGTGAAGAATGTCCTGGTTTTCGCGGCGCCGTTGGCGGCGCTCGGCGACATTTCGCCGCACGACTACCGGGGTATTTTCATCCGGGTCGCCATCGCCTTTGTCGCCTTCAGCATGGCGGCGTCGTCGATCTACCTGATCAACGACGCCCGCGATGTCGAGGCCGACCGGCTGCACCCCACCAAGCGTTTCCGGCCTATCGCCGCAGGGGTTTTGCCGATACCCGCCGCGTACGGGCTTGCGGTCGTGTTGGTCGCCGGGTCACTGGGCATCGCCTCTCGGGTCAGCCTCAACCTGGTCATCGTGATAGCGATCTATATCGCCATTCAGCTGGCCTACTGTTTTGGCCTCAAACACCAGCCGGTCATCGACATCTGCATCGTCTCATCGGCGTATCTCATTCGGGCGATCGCCGGTGGTGTGGCCGCCGGTGTGTATCTGTCGCAATGGTTCCTGCTGATCATGGCCTTCGGGTCGCTCATGATGACCGCGGGTAAGCGCTATGCCGAATTGCAGATCGTCGAGAAGACCGGTGCCAAGATCCGTAAGTCGCTCGAGGGGTACACATCCAGTTACCTGCGGTTCGTCTGGACGCTGTCGGCCACCGCGATCGTGGTCTGCTACGGGCTGTGGGCCTTCGAACGTGACCACCGCGCCGGATCCTGGTTTGTGGCATCGATGATCCCGTTCACCATCGCCATCCTGCGTTACGCGGTCGATGTCGATGGGGGCGAGGCGGGCGAGCCCGAGGAGATCGCTCTGGGGGACAGGGTGTTGCAATTCCTGTTCGTCGCATGGATCGGATCGCTCGGTGCGGCCTTCTACTTCTCCTAA
- a CDS encoding alpha/beta hydrolase, with translation MSVRVRARRVLTALLAAFVMPVAMAAGLAINPATAHAFSREGLPVEYLDVYSNSMGRNIRVEFMGGGPKAVYLLDGLRAQDDFNGWDINTAAFEWFYQSGISVVMPVGGQSSFYTDWYSPSALNKQPYTYKWETFLTQELPAYLATNRQISATGNGVVGLSMSGGAALILAAYHPAQFRFAGSLSGFLNPSTIFMTNAIRVAMLDAGSYSVDNMWGPPWDPAWRRNDPTVQVQGLVAAGTRLYIYCAPGGSTPIDENADAGVALSASSLESLAVSGNKRFQQAYAAAGGSNATFVFPSSGNHSWPYWGQQLQALKGDLIATING, from the coding sequence ATGAGCGTGCGCGTGAGAGCCCGCCGCGTGCTGACGGCCCTGTTAGCGGCGTTTGTGATGCCCGTGGCAATGGCCGCGGGCTTGGCGATCAACCCCGCCACCGCGCATGCCTTTTCGCGTGAGGGACTTCCGGTCGAATACCTGGACGTCTACTCCAATTCGATGGGACGCAACATCCGCGTCGAGTTCATGGGCGGGGGACCCAAAGCGGTTTACCTGCTCGACGGACTTCGCGCCCAAGACGACTTCAATGGCTGGGATATCAACACCGCGGCCTTCGAGTGGTTCTACCAATCGGGGATTTCGGTGGTCATGCCCGTAGGCGGCCAGTCGAGCTTCTACACCGACTGGTACTCGCCGTCGGCGCTCAATAAGCAGCCGTACACGTACAAGTGGGAAACATTCCTCACTCAGGAACTGCCTGCTTATCTGGCCACCAATAGGCAAATATCGGCCACAGGTAATGGTGTGGTGGGACTCTCGATGAGTGGTGGTGCGGCGTTGATCCTGGCCGCCTATCACCCCGCGCAATTCAGATTCGCGGGCTCGCTTTCCGGGTTCCTCAACCCATCGACCATCTTTATGACCAACGCGATCCGGGTCGCGATGCTCGACGCCGGTAGCTACAGCGTCGACAACATGTGGGGCCCGCCATGGGATCCGGCGTGGCGTCGCAACGATCCCACCGTGCAGGTCCAGGGGTTGGTCGCGGCCGGTACCCGCCTCTACATCTACTGCGCTCCTGGTGGTTCGACACCCATCGACGAAAACGCCGATGCGGGTGTCGCCCTGAGCGCGAGCAGCTTGGAGTCGCTGGCCGTCAGCGGTAACAAGAGGTTCCAACAGGCGTATGCCGCAGCCGGCGGCAGCAACGCCACATTTGTCTTCCCCTCGTCCGGGAATCACTCCTGGCCGTATTGGGGACAGCAACTGCAGGCCCTCAAGGGTGATCTGATTGCCACTATCAATGGCTAG